In the genome of Pirellulales bacterium, the window TAGGGGATGTCCCCTCAATCTGGCAATCTCGAAAGGAGTCTGCCATGCTGATTCTATCGCGCAAGCAGGGACAGTCGATTGTGATTGCCCAAGACATTGTGGTGAACGTGGTCGACATTGGCCGTGGCCGGGTGCAAATTGGAGTTACGGCCCCTGCGCATTTGCCGATCCACCGAGAAGAAATTCATCGCCGCATTCGGGAAGAGAGCAGAGAACAATTAGCGGTTAGCAATTAGCCGATCATGGCAGCGTGGGTGCTTGCCAATCGCTAATCGCTAATTGCCTGGACATGCCGAGCGGTGAAAATGAATGTGCCGCCAACGGCCCCCGTCGCGCTGCCACACGCGCGTTTCCTGCATGGCCGTGGTGACGGGATTGCCATCAGGGCCAAGTTTCTGCGTCAGCCGTACATAAGCCACGACGGCCGCATCTTCGCCGCAAAAAACCACATGCGGCGCTATCATCGTGGTGTTGCGCTGACCGCCGCCATTGGGCAAGTCGAAATAAAACCGATGGAAAGACATGCCGTGGACCAAATACCCATGTGCCTCAGGCTCGAAGCACGTGAGTTGTGGGTGACAAAGTTCCTCGTACGTTTTCCAATCGCCCGCCACGATAGCGTCGAGGAGTTTTTTATTGAGCGTTAGCAATTCGTCACGAGCGGACATGGCATGCACCGAAAAAAGCTGTGCGTGAGTTAAGGACAATCTTGGTCAGGCGTTACTTTCCAGCAGCCCGAGCGAAATTAGTTTTTCCTGGCATTCGTCGCGCTCGCGGCAGCGATTCAGTCCGATCCAGGTGGAATCTTGGACGGCCATAAAATCTTCGGCGGTTCCGCGCGCGCGGCCGGTGGCGGCCAAACGAGTCATCAATCGGACGATCAACTCTCGATCCAGCCGCGTCAAAAACATGGCTTCCAGCCGGTAATCGACAAACGCTTCCCACACGAGCGGGAACAGCGGCTGCACAATTTGCTGGCCCATGGCCGTGGAATAGGCCCGAATTTCTTCCTGGGCGTGCGAATCCATCCGTAGCGCCAAAAAATGCAGCAGGTTGTGCAGATCGATTTTCCAATAGGCTTCGGTATAAGTCGATAGTGGCAAATCTTTTCGGGCTTGCTCGCGGGCCACGCCGGCGGCGATTCGCTCTTCGTACATACGCCGGGCATGGATTTGAAATTCGGCTTCGGTGGCCGAAAGCTTGGCGCCCGTTTCGGCGCTGACGGCTGTGCCGCTGCCTTGGCGATTGCCGGTGGCCTGCGAGCGCCACTGCGTCGGTTGCGTGGCCTGGGCGGCGTCGATCGCCAGCGAATAGCGAGTGCTGTACTCGTTTACGTTGGCGGTGCGGTGGCGAATCCATTGCCGCCAGCAATCCATAGGGACACGCACCAAGAACTTGATTTCCGCCATTTCGAACGGCGTGGTGTGCCGGTGCCGCATGAGATAACGAATGAGCCCACGGTCGTCGGAAACTTTGCGTGTGCCTTCGCCGTAACTTACACGGGCCGCTTGAACGACGGCCGGATCGTCCCCCATGACGTCGACCAGGCAGACGAAGCCATCGTCTAGCACCGGGATTTTTTTCCAGCGAAGCTCGTCGGCGATGGCGGCGTTGTTGGGCATGGAAGAGGGTTCAGGAGTCAGGAGCTGTAGGAATGCAGAAAAAAGTGGGCGGTTCACTTTTGTTTGGCCAGTAGTTCTTCGAGCAGCTTGGCCAGCAGCGATGGGTTGTCTTTTTGCTGCAAGTTTTCGACGCGAGTGGAGGGTATCTTCAACTTTTCTAGCACTTTGGCGATGTCTTTCCAGCGCTTGGCCCGGGCTTTTCCCTCGGCCAAATACAGTTCAGTGACATGCTCGCCCAAGCGTTGCAGCAGGATGGCTTCCTGGTTGTTGTAATAGTTTTTGATGACTTTCTGCTGATATTTCGAGTAATTGGCCATGGCTGTGAATCCGTTCAGAAAGGGCGTATGTGGGGGACCGCTGTCGTCGTCGAACCGCCGTTGAACGTAAGCAGTTGGGCGACGTTTCACAAGTGGGGGAGTGGCCAAGCTGCAATGCCGGTTGCAAATGGGTTATGCGGAAGCTCGAGAGCCACAATTTCGCCTTTCATGTTCCGCTGGCCGGCTTTACCATCGTGCTACAATGTCAACCGGCGAACGCCATCCTCTGCTGACCGGCACGGTGATTACCAGCGTCGGCACGCTTGCCAGCCGCGTGTTGGGATTGGTGCGCGACAGCGCTATAGCGGCGCTGTTTGGTCTGGCGGCCGGTGGGGTGCTGGATGCCCTGGTAATTGCCTTTCGCATTCCCAATTTGTTTCGGGCGCTGTTTGGTGAAGGCGCGCTCACGGCGAGTTATTTGCCGGTGTTCACGCAGGCTTTAGAAGAAAATCGCTCCAGTGGTTGGCAATTGTTCCGCGCCACGATGAAGTGGCTGGCGTTGCTGTTGTCGATTGTTACGCTCATCGTTGAATTAGGCATTGGCGTTTGGGCATGGTTGGCCAAGGACAATCCACATGTCCTGCTGCTGGCAGGGCTCACGGCGGCCCTGTTGCCCTATTTGATTTTGGTGTGCCTTATGGCGATTACTTCGGCTACATTGCAGGGGCTGGGACGATTTGGGGCACCGGCTTTCGCACCGGCGGCATTGAATGCGTGCTGGATTATCGGCGCGGTCTGCGTCGCTCCGCATGTTTCGAGCAATCCGGTTGTTCAAGGCTACGCACTTGCCGCATGCATTCTCATCGGCGGAATTGCGCAATGGATGGTGCAGTGGCCGGCGCTGCGGGCTGAAGGTTTCATGGTTAAGCCGGCGCTTCACGCCGATCACAAATTCGATTCCACGCTGGTTCAGTTACGGCGAATTCGCCTGGGCATGATTCCCACCACGCTGGCTTTAACCGTCACGCAGCTAAATACGCTCTCCGATAGCGTAGTGGCCTGGGCATTAGCCGCGCCGAAAAACGGGCCACACACCATCGCCTGGCTGGGAAATGTTGCATACCCCATGGAACAGGGCGCCGCAGCAGCGATTTATTTTGGCGAGCGATTGTATCAGTTCCCGCTGGGTTTGATCGGCATCGCCGCGGCGACCGTGGCATTTCCGCTGCTGGCGCAACATGCGGCCCGGGGCGATCGCGCGGCGTTGGCAGGCGATTTAACCCTGGGATTGCGGATGGTGCTGTTGGCTGCGGTACCCAGCGCAGTTGGCCTGGTTGTATTGGCCCAGCCGATTGCCCGATTGCTATTTGAACATGGCCGCTTTACCGCCGACGATTCTCAACGGGCTGCCGGCATGATCGCTGTATACGGCGCCGGCGTGTGGGCTTACTGTGCGCTGCCCGTGTTGGTGCGAGCATTTTATGCCGTGGGCGATCGGATCACGCCGTTGCGCGTGGCATTGGGGGCGGTCGGGTTGAATTTAGCGCTGGACTTCACGCTGATTTGGCCGCTGGCTGAAAAAGGATTGGCCGCTGCGACAGCCATATCTGCGGCGCTACAAGCGGGGGTTTTGACGATGCTATTTTCCAAATTTCACGTGCCGCTTGTCTGGCGAAGACTGACGGCCACTACCGTGCGATCCATCGTTGCGTCCGCGGCAATGGCTGCGGTTAGTCTGCTGGTATTGCACAGCATTCCCTACCATGCCGGCGCGTGGAACGCCTGTCTGCGCGTTGTGGCGCCTATCATGGCCTGTGTTGCAGTTTATGGCGGAGTGTTGACAATGATCGGCCGCACGGAGTGGGGGGATTTGCTCAGGAGAAAATAGCGGCTCGTTGCCTCTCGATTGCCCAGGGAACAATCATTGGCCTCCCTGGATTTTTGATCCTACGGACACTAAATTAACAGTTCCGGTTAATCCCACGATTCTCACTCCTTGACTTCTGTTCCCCCTGACCTCTGCCAATGCCCACAATCAACTTCGTTAACGAAAAGAAAGAAATCCAAGTTTCCGATGGCGCCAATCTGCGCAGCGAAGCATTGAAGGCCGGCGTCAATTTATACTACGGTTTCAATGGTGTCGGGCAGTCGGCCAACAAACTATTCAACTGCCATGGCTTTGGCTTGTGCGGCACTTGCCGAGTGCTGATTACGCAGGGGATGCAAAACGCGAATCCCATGACCGTGATGGAAAAGGTGAAATTCAAAACGCCGTTGCCCACGCCCATTCCCGATCCGCTGCCGTGTCTGGCATATATTGGCCATGAAGACACCATGCGATTGGCTTGTTGCGTGAAAGTTCACGGCGATATGACCGTGGTCACGAATCCGCCGGTTGACCTGTTCGGTGAGAATTTTTTTAGTTGAGAAGTAGAGCGATTAGCAAATGGCCAGCGGAATAAACGTTGTACATATCGGATATTGCTAATCGCGGGTTGTTGCCAGCTAATTGCTAGTCGCTAACTGCCAACCGCTTTTATTTGTGAAACAAATTGTCGCCATCGTCAAACCGTACTTAGCGGAAAAGGTGTTGGAGAGCCTGAAGCGTGCCCCTTTGGAGGCCGTCAGCGTCCGGGAGGTGAAAGGTTATG includes:
- a CDS encoding carbon storage regulator; this encodes MLILSRKQGQSIVIAQDIVVNVVDIGRGRVQIGVTAPAHLPIHREEIHRRIREESREQLAVSN
- a CDS encoding DUF4440 domain-containing protein, with product MSARDELLTLNKKLLDAIVAGDWKTYEELCHPQLTCFEPEAHGYLVHGMSFHRFYFDLPNGGGQRNTTMIAPHVVFCGEDAAVVAYVRLTQKLGPDGNPVTTAMQETRVWQRDGGRWRHIHFHRSACPGN
- the thyX gene encoding FAD-dependent thymidylate synthase, with amino-acid sequence MPNNAAIADELRWKKIPVLDDGFVCLVDVMGDDPAVVQAARVSYGEGTRKVSDDRGLIRYLMRHRHTTPFEMAEIKFLVRVPMDCWRQWIRHRTANVNEYSTRYSLAIDAAQATQPTQWRSQATGNRQGSGTAVSAETGAKLSATEAEFQIHARRMYEERIAAGVAREQARKDLPLSTYTEAYWKIDLHNLLHFLALRMDSHAQEEIRAYSTAMGQQIVQPLFPLVWEAFVDYRLEAMFLTRLDRELIVRLMTRLAATGRARGTAEDFMAVQDSTWIGLNRCRERDECQEKLISLGLLESNA
- the murJ gene encoding murein biosynthesis integral membrane protein MurJ, translating into MSTGERHPLLTGTVITSVGTLASRVLGLVRDSAIAALFGLAAGGVLDALVIAFRIPNLFRALFGEGALTASYLPVFTQALEENRSSGWQLFRATMKWLALLLSIVTLIVELGIGVWAWLAKDNPHVLLLAGLTAALLPYLILVCLMAITSATLQGLGRFGAPAFAPAALNACWIIGAVCVAPHVSSNPVVQGYALAACILIGGIAQWMVQWPALRAEGFMVKPALHADHKFDSTLVQLRRIRLGMIPTTLALTVTQLNTLSDSVVAWALAAPKNGPHTIAWLGNVAYPMEQGAAAAIYFGERLYQFPLGLIGIAAATVAFPLLAQHAARGDRAALAGDLTLGLRMVLLAAVPSAVGLVVLAQPIARLLFEHGRFTADDSQRAAGMIAVYGAGVWAYCALPVLVRAFYAVGDRITPLRVALGAVGLNLALDFTLIWPLAEKGLAAATAISAALQAGVLTMLFSKFHVPLVWRRLTATTVRSIVASAAMAAVSLLVLHSIPYHAGAWNACLRVVAPIMACVAVYGGVLTMIGRTEWGDLLRRK
- a CDS encoding ferredoxin; this encodes MPTINFVNEKKEIQVSDGANLRSEALKAGVNLYYGFNGVGQSANKLFNCHGFGLCGTCRVLITQGMQNANPMTVMEKVKFKTPLPTPIPDPLPCLAYIGHEDTMRLACCVKVHGDMTVVTNPPVDLFGENFFS